CGCGGATCGCGACGTTCATGCTTGGCAACGCCCAAACCGGACGAAATTTCGGCTTCCTCGAAGGCGTTCGCGGTTCATTCCATGGTCTTTCGCATCATCGCAACGAAGAAAAAGAGCGCGAGCAGTACGAAAAAATCGTACTGTGGCACCTGACGCAATACGCCTACCTGATCGAGAAGATGCGCGGCCTTGATGAAGGAGGCCGCTCCCTCTTGGACAACAGCCTGGTGATGTACGGCTCCAGCATCAAAGACGGCAACACGCACCAGGAAGAAGACCTGCCGCTGCTGTTAGCCGGAAAAGGTGGCGGTACGTTCAAAACCAACCGCCGAATCACCGCTCCGAAAGAGACGCCGCTGTGCAACATGTACGTGTCGCTGCTACGGCACATGGGCGTCGAAGCGGAAAGCTTTGGCGACAGCACCGGTCACTTGGAAGGCTGGAGCTAGCGCTTCGACACCTAATTTTGCGAACGCGAAGCGCGAGCTACCGATCCGCAGGGACTCGCGCAAATTCCAAGATGCGGATCGCGCGAGGCGGCAGCTTGATTGCAATGGTCCGCCCCACGGCGGCTCTCTTGGGCAGCAACTCGATATCCGCCGTCAACGGCGACGATACGACATACGAACCGCCTTGGCTCACTGCGGTCTTCGGCAGTCCGAGCGTTCGGTCAAGGACGATTGAGAACTCGCGCGTCTCGTCCGACGGATTGTGCAGCGAAACGTACCCCATCTCCTCAGTCCAGCCGGTGTAGCCATAAACTTCGCCGCTATCCGGATTACCGCCGATCATCCGCGCTCGTTTGAATGCGGGGAACATGTGGTGCACCCACTTCATCCCCTCGGCCAATACGTCCCAGTCATCTTCGCTCAGGTCAAAAGTCTTGAGGTAGAGCTCGACGAATCCCGTGCCGCGAGAAAGGCTCATCAGCAAATAGCGCCGGAATGCGTCGGGATCTTCTTCGCTAGAGATCTTCTTCGGCTCGTGATTAAAGATCGAGTTGAGGGGGAACTGGGTGTTGTCCGCCGTCGTCGAAGCAAGCTGAAAATAGCCGCTGTCTCGATAGATCAGCTGCGAGGTGCGGTCATTTCCGCGAGCATGGTCTCCTGCGTTGATCATCCATACCGCGTCGACATGCTGCAGCCACCACGGACTGAGGTACGCGCCATTGGAGATCACGATGTAGACGTCTGGATTGGCCTCGCCCATTCGCTTGAAGATCTGCATCAAGCGTTCTGTTCCGAGAGACAAGTAGCGCTCCTTCGCGTCATCGTACTTCGCTTCGTTGAGCTCCTGCTCTCCCCCCTTGAAACCTTCGATGTCAAAGTTGCGCGTTCTGAGATGGCCGAAGACGCCGTCGAGTTTGAAGTAAGCGACATCATCCGCGGCAAGCTGGACCAGTCGATCTTCAAGGGCATCCATGTAGTCGGTTCCGGTCATCGACATCCACGGGTCGAGCGTGCGCCATCCGGCTGTGCGCATCGCGGGAATCGCCGCTTGACTGCCGAACAAACAGCCTGGACTTACCCACAATCCAAGCGAGGACTTCGCTTGTTCGATTGCCTGGCGAGACCGGCTGAAGTCAGGATCGAATTTTCCGTTGACCGGCCACACTCCCACCTTCGTCCAGTCTTTGGTCATATCTTGCCAGCCGGCATCGATCGCGTAGACGCGCAGCGGCGGGATTCCGCGATCAACGACGAGCTCTTCGTTCACCTTACGCACGCTGGCGATGAAAGTGTCGGCGTCGACCTGCCGGTTATAGTCGAACCACGAGTTATATTGCGTTTGCAGACGAAGCGGGCGAGCGCGAGTCACGTCGATGTAGTCGAGGAACGCGTCCTTCAAAAAATCAGGATCGTCCGAGACGCCGACGGCGGTTGTATAGCTTGAATAGGTTTCGCCAGGCTTGAGGTCCACCCCGGTCAGGTAGCCGCAAACCAGCTTGCCGTCCTTCACTTCGTTACGCGCCGCCGGAAACTCAACGCCCCACCAGGTTCCGCTTGTCCGCGTATAAACCGGCTGACCAAGCGGCGGGCGCCATTTCGCTGCGCCCTGCGCTGTAAGCTGATCGGAGCGGTAGGGAGCGTAGGCGTCGTCGACAGCCAGATGTTCGACTTCAACCTTCTCAATCCGCATCGACTGCCGCGCAGTGACGATAAGCCGTTTGCGCATCCAGGGTTCGCCTGGCTTCGCGAAATAACGAACGGTGACGTCTAATGGGGCGGTTTTTCCAGAGAGCCGAACCTCCAGTGCGTCGCTGCTGGCGGCAGCTTCGCTCCCGCTTACCTTAAAATCGGCCGCCGTCAGTCGGAGATCGGCTGCGGCCCCATCCAGGCGAACCGTCAGAGCGAACTCGTCGCCGCCGGAGATATTCAACTCGCTTTGATCAATGCGATTTGCGATCGACCCCGTTGTAAGGCGACCGCTGTCCCACGACACCTGACGTGCGATCTTGTCATTGCCGACCGAAGCGTGATCGGCGGCGGAAGCAGGCGCCGAGACCGCCAGGATCGATGCGAAGAAGAGCGAAGCTCCCAAGCGGAGGCCAGAATGAAGCAGATTCGTTTGTAGGGTCATGATTCAGGTAGGTGAGTGCTTGGATGAACAAGGAGCCCGCTTCGGCTCTGGGAATGAAGTCGCAGGGGAGACTACGGCTGGGAATCGAAGGAGGTCTGGAGCGGAGTATTTCTCTTTTCCATCCAAGGCCCCCAGTCAACGTCCGGATAGGTAGGAGCTTTGGACGCTTCATCCACCCAGACCAGTCCAAAAATATGGTAGGGCGCTTCATAGGCCCAATTGCCTTTGATTCGCACAGGCCCGTCGTACAAGACGTTCCGATTTTTCACGAACTCATGTTCCATGAAGGGCTGGTAGGCATGAGTTTCCGTGAGGTGCAGTTCCAGCAGCAACTCGGGATAGGGAAATCGTTTGCCCTCTGGAATGTAGGACTGATCGGCGGACTTAAAGTAAACCGACTTTCCAATGGTCACCAGGCGTCCCACGGCGTCGATGGAGCCTTCTTTGGCGAACTGCCGCATCCGGTCAGCGCGCGGGAACTCGTTGACTCCGTTCAGAATGATCGCTAGTTTCTGCTCATCGGTAAGCTTCGGCGCAGTCTTCTCTCCAGCGAGAAGAGGAGACGCTGCGAAGCAAAAACACCACGTTAACTGCATGGCGATTCTAAGATCGCGCCGCTTGCTGAAGTTGAATGTCAAACTAGCAACTCCTGGAGAGGGCCCTTTTGAATTTCGTCGCGGATGCCTTTCATCTGATGCCCGAAACTCTCGGCAGGAAGACCGGCAGCATGCAAGAGGCTGTTATGAATGGTATTGACCGTCCGCCAACCCGACTGACCGCGCGTGGGATAGACGATATAGCGGCCATCGAGCTTCAGCCGAGGCGAACCTCCCAGCAGCACGTAAGGCCATTCAAGACATCGCGTGTGATGCGTGTCCGCCGAATCACTGAGATAGACGATGATCGTGTTGTCAAGCATCGTACCGTCCCCCTCAGGAATGGAGGCCAATTTGTCCATCGTGCGGGCGATCAACTGAAAGTGAAATGCCCGGATCGCTTCCGCTTCGGCGATCGCCGCTTTGTCGCCGCCGATAATCGCATGCCCCATGGGATGCTTGGATTGAGACGCCAGTTTTGAAAACTGAATATTGAAATGCCGGAAACCCACCCCCGAAGCGATCGTGACGACATCCGTCAGACCGGAAACCAGCGTCGTTGTCGCCAGTTCAAAATGCGCATCGAGTCGGTCCTCGGGAAGCGCGGATCCAAAGCGATCGCCCGGCTTCCATCCTGCCAGCTGTTTCTTGCCAGCTAATTCTTTCACGCGGCGATTACGCACCTGAATGTTTTCATAGGCGTCCAGGTACAAGTCGAGCTTTCCAGTCTCCGCGGCAGGCAGTGAGCGTCGCGCACTGCGAATGTCCTCTTTCAGATAGTCGAGCAAATAGGCTTGCTCGCGCGTCGCGTCGGCACTCGCGATCGGCCCGAAAATTCGTTGGTAGGCGGCGGCCGGCTTACAGAACGTCGCGGCGCTTTGTCCGGGACCGGTTGCTGAGCAGTTGAAGACGACTTCGCGGTCCTGGGCCGAAATCCCTAGAACGACGTGCTCGAACACGGTCTTCGCATTCCGCCCCAAGACGTAGTCGATCGTCGCATCATGGATGACTTTACCATCGAGCGTATTGTAGGCCCCCAGTGCGCCATGACTGGTAGAGTGTCCACCGCCGCACACTTCGCCGTTGACGCCCTGCAGCACGACCATCCGGTCTGCGTATTTTTCCACCGGCTTGAGCGACGGAGGCAGATGCTCCCCTTCGAGCCGATGCGTCGTCAGCTGCTTTCGATCCTCGCGCGCCACGAACGGCAGGTTGCGAGGATGAAGCTGCGCCGGCGGCAGGCCGTTCCCCTCCAGCACGAACAGGAATCGGGGCGATTTGCGCTCGACTCCCTCGGCCCCCAACGCAAGGCTATGGAGGATGGGAGCCAAATAGGTCGCTCCACCCACGCCAAGCGACAGGCCCTTTAGAAATCTACGGCGAGCAAAAACAGGATTATTATTCATGGCTTTTAACCGTTGATGGAGCATCAGTGCGATAGAGAAACGAGTCGGACGTAAGCAGCGTCAACACCGTTTCTTTGAGGCTTCCCTCCGTCTGGTCGTAAGTCGTTTCCATATCGATCAGCGTCGGCGCGTCATCGATGGTCTCGTTACGGCCGGTGAAAAAGCGGAACACATGCCGCAAAAAGACTTGCTTGACTTGCCGTGAGTCGGCCAGCGCGGTTACGTAGGGAATCGGACCGGTAACTTCCTGTCCCCAAAGCTCGCCGGTCGTGACTACGGGCTTCGCCTTCTCTTGCGTACGGAACTGTCCAAACAAATCGAATTGTTCGAAGGGCAAGCCTAGCGGGTCCATGTGTCGATGGCAGTGAATACATTCTTGGGCACGCGTCACGTGCATCTTTTCGCGAAGCGTCATCGATTCGTCGGCAGGCAATCGAGCATCGACTTCGACCGGCGCATCGGGAATCATTCCGCCCAGCAGTTTGGTCGTAACCCAGCGTCCCCGTTGAATCGCCTGGTTCTTTTCATTGTCAGAAAAGGCCAGCAACCAGGCAGGATGCGTGAGAATGCCGGCCCGCTCGTTGGCGGGCATTTCATACCAGCGGGGATGTTTCTCGACGCTTTCTGGCGCAAGATTAAAGTTGCGATGATAGTCCTTGTAGCCGTTCTGCTTACGAATGGGGGAGATCTTGGCGCCATAATAATTAAACATGCCGCGAACGTAAAAGCGTCGCGATGTGAGCCACTGGCGAAGCACGTCTCGATCTTCGTCGAGGATTTCAACGATGAACTTGTCCGCATCTTCGACTAGTCGGTTGGGGTGATAGTCATTTTTGTCTTTGTCTTTGAATACCTCGATCGCCCGCGGATATTCAAAATACTCGTGAGCGAAACGCAACAACCGGCTGCGCATCGCGTCACGCTCTAGATACGGTCGCAAGGTCGAACGGAGTCGTTCGCGATCATTCAGATCGAACTGCTCCAGCGCCGCGGTCAGATCCGCATCCGGTCCCGCTACGTCGACGGCGTAGCCAAGCGTCACGGCCGCTTCCGTGGGGCTCAAATAGCGGCGACCGAACTTGTCCGCTTCGCCTGCACCGAGCTCAAATCGGAATAACACGTTGGGCCGTAGCAAGATCGCTTTCACAGTCAGCCGATTGGCGGCTGCTTCGCCCAGATCGCGTTCACTGCGAGCATGCAGATCCAACAACGCTTGCAACTGCTCGGGGTCGGCTGGCTGTCCCGTAATCTCCGAAAAAATAGTAGCCCAAAGTTTTTTCTGGTCACGATGCGAAGATTTCACATAACGATTCCAGCGCCGCTTGATGAACTCATCGACGATCGTTTCCGACTCAAGCAGCAGCATTTCTGTGGTAGAGCTGTCGAAACCATGGACGCCGGCGAAATCCAGAAAGGTATGGTCGGGCGTTTGGTACGGAAACGATACTGGTTTTGCATTATTGCGATTGTCAAGAAACAACAGTTCGTGCGAAGTAATCTGTCGAGCGCGAGCGATAAAGGAGTCAACGTCGAGTCGCCAAATCCTGGCTGGCGTCGCGGCTTTACGGACCGCTGGTTCAGAGAACAGAACGGCGTGGTCCACCAAGTTGCCATAACCTGGTTTACGCGTTCTATCGTGTCCATTCGCTTTCAGGAAGCTGTCGAGCGAACGCATGAATTTGGCACGCTCTTGAGAGGAGGGCTGGTCAGAAAACTCCGGCGGCATGTTGTGCAGCGCCGTCTGATCGTAAGCTCTGAATAGCAGTTGAATCTCCGCCGATCGGTAAAAATCGGTCAGATCGACATCCCCTTCGGTCGTGTCAGGGCCGTGGCAATCCAAGCAGTATTTCGTGATATACGCGGTGATTGCTACTTCTTCGGAAGATGCCGTCGAAGCGACCGCACTCATCGCGGTAGCAACCGCCAGACAAACGAACCATCTCACGAATTTTGACTTCGAAAATTTCATACTGCGGAGGGACTTTAGGAGGAAGACTTTGCTTTAACCGCGAGGCCATACATCAATGAATGGACCCCTTTTACGCGGTGCTGTAGAGGCGCACCGAGCTTCAATTCTCCCGGTCCCGCTTCGCACTTCCAGATCGAGAAGTTGAGATAGGGACCATCGGATTCAACCGTCGCCGCCGGATGATCCCCCATTCCAGGGTGCCAACTGCCGGCGCGAATAGAAGCGCCCTCCACGGGATGAAAACGCTCCTTCAACCAATTCGGCACTTGGCCAGGCGACACAATCAGAACATAAACATCCGCGGGTTCGTTCAGATCGAGGGTCAGTTGATAGTCCTCGATGTACCGAAAATTGTAGTACGTGCGAATCAGGTCCGCCCCTTCCAACCAGGCCGGAAATTCTTCGCCAACCGATGCGGACCAAACGGGATTCGGCTTATCGTTAAAGGCAAGCGCACCCGGCTTCATTCCCCCCTGGATAACGCTGTAAAAGGGTCTCAGGTTTCCTTCCCCCAGATTGTCATGAACCTCGCGCACCACGCCAACATGGGCGACCCGACTGAGTCCTGCGCGATCGGCTTCAATAGCGACCTGCTGCCAACGTCGCAATCCCGCTCGCGCCGAGAACCGCAAAGCTTCCCCTTCGGTCAGTCTTACAACTTCTCTCGAGGCCATCGCGCTGGAGGGGTAAAACTCGACTTCGCCAGAAAACACCGCTAGGCGCGACTCGCCGTCACGTTCTACTTCGAGACCAAAGCGAGTCCCCAGATCGACGATTTCGCCGGCGTTGGTAACGACGGTAAACCCTTCGCCACCGTTGCCTGCTTCGGCGATCATGCTCCCTTCCAACAGTCGCAGTCGCTTGCCGCTTTCAAACGTGGCCTCAACCGGCGCTACAAATTGAACGCGCACGTTAAATGGCAGCATGATTTCCAGAGTGCCTGTTTCAAGCCGGAACGAGCCGAGCGAAATCATCTCCCCGATCGCGGCATTTCCATCGACGCCGGTCAGGCGTGCGTTGGTCATCGCAATCACGTTGGCCTGGACGCTCACCGGTCGACTGGGAAGAACCAACCAAGTAGCCAAGAGAACGGTCGCCGCCGCGGCGAATATAAAATACAGCATCCGCGGCATTTTCACGTCGCGTACCGGGCGATTGGCCCCGACGTGACGCTCGACTTCGTCCGCATGATGCAGATGGCGAACCGCATCTCGGAGCTGTTGCTCTCGAATGTTCGCCGTCACGAACTGCCGCATGTGCTGTTCGTCTTGATTCAACCATTCACAGAGTTGTTGCTCTTCTTCGTCGGTGAGTTTTTTTTCCTGCCAACCGTCGAACAGCGGGTTTTCAAAATCGGTCATTAGATCGCTCCCTTGGATGGCAATTGGCCTTCGATGCACCTGCGTAGTGCGAGCCGAATGCGATGAAGCGTCGTACGTATGCTGGTTGAAGTTCGCCCCAACTGGCTTGCAATTTTGTCGGAGTTCAAATCCTCGACATAGCGAAGCCGCAGCATCTCTTGTTGCTTGGTTTCCAGTTTGCCCACGCATTGTCGTAAGGCCAAAGCTTCATCACCCAGTTGGGGAGAAATCTCCGCCCAGGCCGTGGTGTACTGATCGAGTAAGTCAGGGTCGCAGATGATGCGGTTTCGTGCGGTGTCGCGACGACTGCCGAGTATCTCGAATTTTGCAACTCCCATCGCCCACGCGATGAATGGACGCGTCGCGTCGTATTGCTCAAACTTAAGCAGCAGAGCTACTGACGTGTTCTGCACGATGTCGCGAGCCATCCAAGAATCGCTTATCAGCGAGTCAACATACTGGCTGACGACAGGTTGCGCCTCTGTCCAAAGCCGGGTGAATTGCATTTGTTGTTCATTTGTCAGCATGTTGCTTCTCTCTCCGTTCCATTACTCTCCACAAGCGTCACTTGTGTGGCACGAATTCTGACAAGAAATATTAGATATCTCCCCATTCGGTCGGACATGCGGAGTGCGCCGGCCCTGCTTCTCGGATTATTTTTTCGTTTTCGCGGCCGACCCCGGTCGGGGAGCAATTCGCAGTTCAAAGTCGGCGGCGTGTTCTTCTCGAGGAATCTCGACGGTAAGTTTTGTTTTTTCGTTGTACTTTCGCGGCACGATTTGCACGATTCTCGGCATCCCATCTCGGTCGAATCCTTTGGACTCGCTGGCGTAAATCTGCACTTTCTTCATGCCAGGGGTCGAGCTTAAGTGATACTTCCCATTCACGATCACTCCGCTTGACTCGGTGCCGACGGCGACATCCTCGGCCGAGGTGAAAATGATGTCACCATTTTCAAGCGTTTCTCCATTGAGAGTCACCGTCCCCGTGACCCTGTACCGTTCGATCGTCGGGCGCTTTTCACGGCAACCAACCGCTGCAATCGCAACGACGGCCAACAGGAGCCAAACGCTTCGGATGTACCCATCCATGAACTAATTTCCTCAGAAAAGTTAAAACAGGACGCGTGCAATCAGCACCATAGCCAGGCAACTTTCGCCAAGTCGCTGAATGGAGTCGCCCAATTTAGACGCGGGGAGCATATCAGTCCGATTCGACTAGTATTCGCCGAGGACGTTCCCATCATTGCGAACGCCGAGACTCGCGTAGACGGTCAAATCAATCGTTTCTGCAAGCAGATGGCAAGAGCCGTCCACAAACAACACTTGCACGCCGCCGGGGTGGGCGGAGTTAAGCGGATGGTTAGAACATCCATCGGTGCAAACGCCATCGGCGCCGCTGGTCGTGAAAGGCCGATCGGGGCCTGGATTCATTGCGTAACGAATCGCGGTAATCGCGTAGGTTCGCGTCCCTCCGCCAGAGTTCGCCACATCGGTGCTCGTGTCGCCAGCACCGAGGCCGCCCAGCGCAAAGCCGGCGCCAAAGTTTGGACGCAGGTCCACTTGTTCATTGTCGGTCGACCAAACCCAATTTCCCACTTCTCCGACCATCATGGTTGTCGATGTTCCATCCGTGACATCGCGAAAAGCGGTCTGAGAATTATGAAACATGACGCCGTTTTTAGAATAAACGCCGGCCCGCGACGACGACATATCGACGCCGACGGCCCCGCCAAATCCGTTCTTCACGCCTGCGATCGCCAGGTAATCGGGGATCATGGAGTATGGAGTGCCGCTAGAAAACTCTTCCAGCAACGGAGAAGAGGGACACTCATAAATGGGGAATTTTACGCCTTCCAGCGCATTTCTGATGGATGTGGTGTTCCAACTCCCTGCGCGGGCCAGACCGGCGCTCTCATAGGCGTTGTTGTTTTCCGAAAACGGCATGATGTAGCCCATCCAGGACGTACCATATCTTGCTCCGGGGGCCGTACCAAATGGCGGTAGATTATTGGACGAACCGGGAGGCAGACGTTGATAGGTATCGTGGAACATATGCAGCGCCAGCCCCATCTGCCTTAGATTGTTGGTGCAGGAGGAGCGACGAGCGGCTTCGCGAGCTGTTTGAACAGCGGGCAACAACAAACTGATGAGGACGCCGATGATGGCGATCACGACCAGCAGCTCAACAAGCGTAAAGGCATTTCGTCGATTCATGAAAAAACATTCCGTTGGGGTCGCAGCATTATCGATGTATGAGTACGTCTTGTCACTAATTAGCGAGATTAGAAGCCACCTCGATAAGTGATTCTCCTCAACCTGGGCGGACTGTGACAGAAATCTCGAAAATCTCGTCAAACTTTTTTACTGCGCTCGTTTGATCTTACCAATGTCTCCGACCGAAAGGATTTCTCTAAATGCCTTTGTGAAAAACACTTAAGACCGAGAGGCACAGTTTGTTTGGTGAACCTCCACGCCGCCTAGTTCCGTGAGATTGCGTTTCTAACTGCGGCAATCACCCTCTTCGCAATAGCGACGATAGAAGTGAACAGCTATCTTTATTGCCGGCATTCCAGATGACCGAATTTGGCTCGCGCAATCCTCCATCTCGGCAATCGCTGAGAGGATGCTGTTTGGTTCAAGCCAGCGTGACTCGGTCGAACAATGCAAACGATCTTTTTCCATTCTGAGGTACAATCTTTGTCCAACACGGCCTGAGGCGCCGCCGCTCGATTCTCAGACATTCTGCAACTTGGACGACTAGCAGACCATGTTCCAACGCATCCTTTCCACTCTTTTTCTCTTGGCAGGCGCACTTGGAACCATTGGCTGCGTCCTGATATTGATCGCGGTTTGGACCGTCAGCATGCGCGTGACGCGCGCGACCGACAAAGTCTTTAACGCAGCCGATGGCATACTCGCCGAC
The nucleotide sequence above comes from Blastopirellula sp. J2-11. Encoded proteins:
- a CDS encoding FecR family protein → MTDFENPLFDGWQEKKLTDEEEQQLCEWLNQDEQHMRQFVTANIREQQLRDAVRHLHHADEVERHVGANRPVRDVKMPRMLYFIFAAAATVLLATWLVLPSRPVSVQANVIAMTNARLTGVDGNAAIGEMISLGSFRLETGTLEIMLPFNVRVQFVAPVEATFESGKRLRLLEGSMIAEAGNGGEGFTVVTNAGEIVDLGTRFGLEVERDGESRLAVFSGEVEFYPSSAMASREVVRLTEGEALRFSARAGLRRWQQVAIEADRAGLSRVAHVGVVREVHDNLGEGNLRPFYSVIQGGMKPGALAFNDKPNPVWSASVGEEFPAWLEGADLIRTYYNFRYIEDYQLTLDLNEPADVYVLIVSPGQVPNWLKERFHPVEGASIRAGSWHPGMGDHPAATVESDGPYLNFSIWKCEAGPGELKLGAPLQHRVKGVHSLMYGLAVKAKSSS
- a CDS encoding DUF1552 domain-containing protein, encoding MNNNPVFARRRFLKGLSLGVGGATYLAPILHSLALGAEGVERKSPRFLFVLEGNGLPPAQLHPRNLPFVAREDRKQLTTHRLEGEHLPPSLKPVEKYADRMVVLQGVNGEVCGGGHSTSHGALGAYNTLDGKVIHDATIDYVLGRNAKTVFEHVVLGISAQDREVVFNCSATGPGQSAATFCKPAAAYQRIFGPIASADATREQAYLLDYLKEDIRSARRSLPAAETGKLDLYLDAYENIQVRNRRVKELAGKKQLAGWKPGDRFGSALPEDRLDAHFELATTTLVSGLTDVVTIASGVGFRHFNIQFSKLASQSKHPMGHAIIGGDKAAIAEAEAIRAFHFQLIARTMDKLASIPEGDGTMLDNTIIVYLSDSADTHHTRCLEWPYVLLGGSPRLKLDGRYIVYPTRGQSGWRTVNTIHNSLLHAAGLPAESFGHQMKGIRDEIQKGPLQELLV
- a CDS encoding DUF1559 domain-containing protein: MNRRNAFTLVELLVVIAIIGVLISLLLPAVQTAREAARRSSCTNNLRQMGLALHMFHDTYQRLPPGSSNNLPPFGTAPGARYGTSWMGYIMPFSENNNAYESAGLARAGSWNTTSIRNALEGVKFPIYECPSSPLLEEFSSGTPYSMIPDYLAIAGVKNGFGGAVGVDMSSSRAGVYSKNGVMFHNSQTAFRDVTDGTSTTMMVGEVGNWVWSTDNEQVDLRPNFGAGFALGGLGAGDTSTDVANSGGGTRTYAITAIRYAMNPGPDRPFTTSGADGVCTDGCSNHPLNSAHPGGVQVLFVDGSCHLLAETIDLTVYASLGVRNDGNVLGEY
- a CDS encoding DUF1588 domain-containing protein, with amino-acid sequence MRWFVCLAVATAMSAVASTASSEEVAITAYITKYCLDCHGPDTTEGDVDLTDFYRSAEIQLLFRAYDQTALHNMPPEFSDQPSSQERAKFMRSLDSFLKANGHDRTRKPGYGNLVDHAVLFSEPAVRKAATPARIWRLDVDSFIARARQITSHELLFLDNRNNAKPVSFPYQTPDHTFLDFAGVHGFDSSTTEMLLLESETIVDEFIKRRWNRYVKSSHRDQKKLWATIFSEITGQPADPEQLQALLDLHARSERDLGEAAANRLTVKAILLRPNVLFRFELGAGEADKFGRRYLSPTEAAVTLGYAVDVAGPDADLTAALEQFDLNDRERLRSTLRPYLERDAMRSRLLRFAHEYFEYPRAIEVFKDKDKNDYHPNRLVEDADKFIVEILDEDRDVLRQWLTSRRFYVRGMFNYYGAKISPIRKQNGYKDYHRNFNLAPESVEKHPRWYEMPANERAGILTHPAWLLAFSDNEKNQAIQRGRWVTTKLLGGMIPDAPVEVDARLPADESMTLREKMHVTRAQECIHCHRHMDPLGLPFEQFDLFGQFRTQEKAKPVVTTGELWGQEVTGPIPYVTALADSRQVKQVFLRHVFRFFTGRNETIDDAPTLIDMETTYDQTEGSLKETVLTLLTSDSFLYRTDAPSTVKSHE
- a CDS encoding sigma-70 family RNA polymerase sigma factor is translated as MLTNEQQMQFTRLWTEAQPVVSQYVDSLISDSWMARDIVQNTSVALLLKFEQYDATRPFIAWAMGVAKFEILGSRRDTARNRIICDPDLLDQYTTAWAEISPQLGDEALALRQCVGKLETKQQEMLRLRYVEDLNSDKIASQLGRTSTSIRTTLHRIRLALRRCIEGQLPSKGAI